A single window of Liolophura sinensis isolate JHLJ2023 chromosome 6, CUHK_Ljap_v2, whole genome shotgun sequence DNA harbors:
- the LOC135466562 gene encoding apoptosis-stimulating of p53 protein 1-like isoform X1 produces the protein MAALPGRRPGYYIPQENWDISILQQVNAQLEMYLKSLPAGSELSLTELQDIASRQQLQIDNQQQVLVAKEQRLKYLKQQEMKHQQMSAENERLRKLKEKVESQEMKLKKLRAVRGQVEQYKINNNSLTSELEGIKSLFNEKEKELAMAVAKVEELTTQLESLRAGKASSMNNNTSLASIELEKLRKELILRNKLNEQQSVKIVANRDLLQQRKGEILQIDQRISDLQQRLKKKKAQNASGHNSSQNYNDNFMHSRQTTGNHNGTNIAAIEPYMKQPPKDVTKDDLHTNFGFDRQDPKNQTLPPNLKFPHPEKSKGLEIRSDHMTSDPNSNASVVSKNYAVPLVVKVNNSKSPPNGDHAPVNTEKIPPPKDTDDARVTATSAMKYAGSGTKVGMGIVNLAPKPFGSTYSTSMLTGRPFVSTSSQPTANIQDEVRTGGSGQSSPATSDNSYPVSNSAQPVLTGQNQGTMPHKTGLALNSKPMYNTAKFSHVGPTQSGASSGPKVTAPVPSRDIKPTPLVSKNGNHASSSAEVIVPSIPPRQTPTSTFPSSKHPMQTPLPRPSQKVSVAQPTTSSGSNVSSNNTAASSHSKIVSALSSSSSKPGHSPVEQPISASSRWPKTAVTSASITSQDNSDHGRMHSTNTAHTTSIQGENGGAGMQVGTAAGVVQPAKGIPRYAPKSVIANTYTQKLGSGAIEQYRKNMSMLYQGFGDRNKKQDNSATGSSDGVKSTSMKPSGPESQAASSPTDVTDSRLNSTSSLSQYASDKPSFKATSPKHLRRRHSDSSDNEEAQTKLLQTQPSQTVSPPKPSAPSSVGQTENKWTAEESSGAEAILVIDNLGNVLEMSDSADLSVTSAQNEMFGEPGEQGTHPKAPIVIETNKVKHRLKTNLKEKSSSNRSSNKRVSFDPLALLLDASLEGELELVRKTATEVADVSASNDEGITALHNAICAGHYEIVKFLVEFGADANAPDSDGWTPLHCAASCNNLPMVKLLVDHGACIFATTISDQETAAEKCEEDEDGYDGCSEYLYSIQEKLGIINNGVVFAVFDYKSQNSDELSFRVNSLMTILRKGDEKEKEWWWARIRDREGYVPRNLLGLSRRVLSEKGKIEKK, from the exons CTGCCCGCGGGGTCGGAGCTCTCCCTGACAGAGCTTCAGGACATCGCCTCCAGACAACAGCTTCAAATCGACAACCAACAACAGGTGCTTGTAGCCAAAGAGCAGAGGCTCAAGTACCTCAAACAACAGGAGATGAAGCACCAACAGATGTCAGCCGAGAACGAGCGCCTACGTAAACTGAAAGAGAAAGTGGAGAGCCAAGAAATGAAGTTAAAGAAGCTACGGGCTGTAAGGGGACAGGTGGAGCAGTACAagatcaacaacaacagtctCA CCTCTGAACTAGAGGGTATCAAATCTTTATTCAATGAAAAGGAGAAGGAATTGGCGATGGCGGTGGCCAAAGTGGAAGAGCTGACTACTCAACTAGAATCCCTGAGGGCAGGAAAAGCCAGCAGTATGAACAACAACACCTCCCTTGCCAGCATAGAACTGGAGAAATTACGCAAGGAGCTCATT TTAAGAAACAAGTTGAACGAACAGCAAAGTGTGAAGATTGTAGCTAACAGGGATTTGCTCCAGCAAAGGAAGGGGGAAATACTACAGATAGATCAACGAATCAGTGATCTACAACAACgtctgaagaagaaaaaagctCAAAATGCATCAGGTCACAACTCTTCACAAAACTACAATGATAATTTCATGCACAGTAGACAGACGACTGGGAACCACAATGGAACTAATATCGCCGCTATAGAACCCTACATGAAGCAACCTCCAAAAGATGTCACCAAGGATGATTTGCATACAAACTTTGGCTTTGACAGACAAGATCCCAAAAACCAGACCCTTCCaccaaatttaaaatttccacACCCCGAAAAAAGTAAAGGGTTGGAAATTAGGTCTGATCATATGACCAGTGATCCAAACAGTAATGCTTCGGTTGTCAGCAAAAATTATGCTGTGCCTTTGGTTGTTAAAGTGAATAACTCAAAGAGCCCTCCAAATGGAGATCATGCCCCAGTTAATACAGAGAAGATACCTCCTCCTAAAGACACTGATGACGCACGGGTAACAGCAACTTCAGCCATGAAATATGCTGGCTCTGGGACTAAAGTGGGCATGGGTATTGTAAATTTGGCTCCAAAACCATTCGGGTCGACATACAGTACATCTATGCTGACAGGTAGACCATTTGTTTCGACATCATCCCAGCCTACAGCTAACATACAAGATGAAGTTCGTACAGGGGGCAGTGGTCAGAGTTCTCCTGCTACCAGTGATAATTCTTACCCAGTGTCCAACAGCGCACAGCCTGTACTCACCGGTCAAAATCAAGGGACAATGCCTCATAAGACTGGCCTGGCACTTAACAGTAAGCCAATGTACAATACTGCTAAGTTTAGTCATGTGGGTCCTACACAGTCCGGGGCCAGTTCTGGCCCTAAAGTCACAGCACCTGTTCCATCCAGAGATATTAAACCCACACCGCTAGTATCAAAAAATGGCAATCATGCTAGTTCCAGTGCTGAAGTCATAGTGCCAAGTATACCACCACGCCAGACCCCGACAAGTACATTTCCTTCCTCAAAACACCCTATGCAAACTCCTCTTCCTCGACCATCTCAAAAGGTGTCTGTTGCCCAGCCGACAACCAGCAGTGGGAGTAATGTCAGTTCAAATAACACTGCAGCTTCTTCACATTCAAAGATTGTTTCGGCACTCAGTTCCTCGAGTTCAAAGCCGGGGCATTCACCTGTAGAACAGCCTATTTCAGCTTCAAGCAGATGGCCGAAAACTGCGGTCACATCTGCTTCTATCACTTCTCAAGACAATTCTGATCATGGCCGAATGCACTCCACTAACACTGCACACACCACCAGTATCCAGGGTGAGAATGGCGGTGCTGGTATGCAAGTTGGTACAGCTGCAGGTGTGGTACAGCCAGCTAAGGGAATACCCAGGTATGCCCCCAAAAGCGTCATCGCCAACACCTACACCCAGAAACTCGGGTCTGGAGCAATTGAACAATACCGTAAGAATATGTCCATGCTTTATCAGGGGTTTGGTGATAGGAACAAGAAACAGGACAACAGTGCTACTGGATCTAGTGATGGTGTCAAGTCAACTAGCATGAAACCCTCAGGCCCTGAGTCACAGGCTGCCTCCAGTCCAACAGATGTAACGGACAGTAGACTCAATTCTACCTCTAGTCTCTCGCAGTATGCTTCGGACAAACCCAGTTTTAAAGCGACGTCTCCCAAGCATCTGCGACGCAGACATTCTGATAGCAGTGACAATGAAGAGGCACAAACTAAGCTCCTACAGACCCAGCCCTCACAAACGGTGTCCCCTCCCAAACCCTCTGCCCCTTCATCTGTGGGTCAGACAGAAAACAAGTGGACAGCAGAGGAGAGCAGTGGAGCAGAAGCTATTCTTGTTATAGACAATTTGGGTAATGTGCTAGAGATGAGTGATAGTGCTGACTTGTCCGTGACCTCGGCTCAGAATGAAATGTTTGGTGAACCCGGTGAGCAGGGGACGCATCCCAAGGCACCTATTGTAATAGAGACAAATAAGGTGAAGCATAGGTTAAAGACTAACTTAAAAGAGAAATCCTCCTCCAACCGGTCCAGCAACAAAAGAGTTAGTTTTGATCCATTAGCATTGTTACTTGATGCTTCCCTGGAAGGAGAACTGGAGCTTGTTAGGAAAACTGCCACAGAG GTGGCAGATGTTAGTGCATCGAACGATGAGGGCATAACCGCTCTACATAACGCTATATGTGCTGGGCACTACGAAATAGTGAAGTTTTTGGTGGAATTTGGAGCGGATGCCAATGCCCCTGACAGTGATGGCTG GACCCCACTCCATTGTGCTGCCTCGTGTAATAACCTGCCCATGGTGAAACTGCTGGTTGATCACGGGGCCTGTATATTTGCTACAACGATCAGTGACCAGGAGACGGCTGCGGAGAAGTGTGAGGAAGATGAAGACGGATATGATGGCTGCTCAGAATATTTATACA GCATACAAGAAAAACTAGGTATTATCaacaatggtgtggtttttgcGGTTTTTGACTACAAGTCCCAGAACTCAGATGAGCTGAGTTTCCGTGTAAACAGTTTAATGACCATCCTGAGGAAAGGAGACGAGAAGGAGAAGGAATGGTGGTGGGCGCGGATCAGGGACCGAGAGGGTTATGTGCCCAGAAATCTGCTGGGG CTTTCCAGACGAGTCCTGAGTGAGAAGGGGAAGATTGAGAAGAAGTAA
- the LOC135466562 gene encoding apoptosis-stimulating of p53 protein 1-like isoform X2 produces the protein MSHNNVRFQSELPAGSELSLTELQDIASRQQLQIDNQQQVLVAKEQRLKYLKQQEMKHQQMSAENERLRKLKEKVESQEMKLKKLRAVRGQVEQYKINNNSLTSELEGIKSLFNEKEKELAMAVAKVEELTTQLESLRAGKASSMNNNTSLASIELEKLRKELILRNKLNEQQSVKIVANRDLLQQRKGEILQIDQRISDLQQRLKKKKAQNASGHNSSQNYNDNFMHSRQTTGNHNGTNIAAIEPYMKQPPKDVTKDDLHTNFGFDRQDPKNQTLPPNLKFPHPEKSKGLEIRSDHMTSDPNSNASVVSKNYAVPLVVKVNNSKSPPNGDHAPVNTEKIPPPKDTDDARVTATSAMKYAGSGTKVGMGIVNLAPKPFGSTYSTSMLTGRPFVSTSSQPTANIQDEVRTGGSGQSSPATSDNSYPVSNSAQPVLTGQNQGTMPHKTGLALNSKPMYNTAKFSHVGPTQSGASSGPKVTAPVPSRDIKPTPLVSKNGNHASSSAEVIVPSIPPRQTPTSTFPSSKHPMQTPLPRPSQKVSVAQPTTSSGSNVSSNNTAASSHSKIVSALSSSSSKPGHSPVEQPISASSRWPKTAVTSASITSQDNSDHGRMHSTNTAHTTSIQGENGGAGMQVGTAAGVVQPAKGIPRYAPKSVIANTYTQKLGSGAIEQYRKNMSMLYQGFGDRNKKQDNSATGSSDGVKSTSMKPSGPESQAASSPTDVTDSRLNSTSSLSQYASDKPSFKATSPKHLRRRHSDSSDNEEAQTKLLQTQPSQTVSPPKPSAPSSVGQTENKWTAEESSGAEAILVIDNLGNVLEMSDSADLSVTSAQNEMFGEPGEQGTHPKAPIVIETNKVKHRLKTNLKEKSSSNRSSNKRVSFDPLALLLDASLEGELELVRKTATEVADVSASNDEGITALHNAICAGHYEIVKFLVEFGADANAPDSDGWTPLHCAASCNNLPMVKLLVDHGACIFATTISDQETAAEKCEEDEDGYDGCSEYLYSIQEKLGIINNGVVFAVFDYKSQNSDELSFRVNSLMTILRKGDEKEKEWWWARIRDREGYVPRNLLGLSRRVLSEKGKIEKK, from the exons CTGCCCGCGGGGTCGGAGCTCTCCCTGACAGAGCTTCAGGACATCGCCTCCAGACAACAGCTTCAAATCGACAACCAACAACAGGTGCTTGTAGCCAAAGAGCAGAGGCTCAAGTACCTCAAACAACAGGAGATGAAGCACCAACAGATGTCAGCCGAGAACGAGCGCCTACGTAAACTGAAAGAGAAAGTGGAGAGCCAAGAAATGAAGTTAAAGAAGCTACGGGCTGTAAGGGGACAGGTGGAGCAGTACAagatcaacaacaacagtctCA CCTCTGAACTAGAGGGTATCAAATCTTTATTCAATGAAAAGGAGAAGGAATTGGCGATGGCGGTGGCCAAAGTGGAAGAGCTGACTACTCAACTAGAATCCCTGAGGGCAGGAAAAGCCAGCAGTATGAACAACAACACCTCCCTTGCCAGCATAGAACTGGAGAAATTACGCAAGGAGCTCATT TTAAGAAACAAGTTGAACGAACAGCAAAGTGTGAAGATTGTAGCTAACAGGGATTTGCTCCAGCAAAGGAAGGGGGAAATACTACAGATAGATCAACGAATCAGTGATCTACAACAACgtctgaagaagaaaaaagctCAAAATGCATCAGGTCACAACTCTTCACAAAACTACAATGATAATTTCATGCACAGTAGACAGACGACTGGGAACCACAATGGAACTAATATCGCCGCTATAGAACCCTACATGAAGCAACCTCCAAAAGATGTCACCAAGGATGATTTGCATACAAACTTTGGCTTTGACAGACAAGATCCCAAAAACCAGACCCTTCCaccaaatttaaaatttccacACCCCGAAAAAAGTAAAGGGTTGGAAATTAGGTCTGATCATATGACCAGTGATCCAAACAGTAATGCTTCGGTTGTCAGCAAAAATTATGCTGTGCCTTTGGTTGTTAAAGTGAATAACTCAAAGAGCCCTCCAAATGGAGATCATGCCCCAGTTAATACAGAGAAGATACCTCCTCCTAAAGACACTGATGACGCACGGGTAACAGCAACTTCAGCCATGAAATATGCTGGCTCTGGGACTAAAGTGGGCATGGGTATTGTAAATTTGGCTCCAAAACCATTCGGGTCGACATACAGTACATCTATGCTGACAGGTAGACCATTTGTTTCGACATCATCCCAGCCTACAGCTAACATACAAGATGAAGTTCGTACAGGGGGCAGTGGTCAGAGTTCTCCTGCTACCAGTGATAATTCTTACCCAGTGTCCAACAGCGCACAGCCTGTACTCACCGGTCAAAATCAAGGGACAATGCCTCATAAGACTGGCCTGGCACTTAACAGTAAGCCAATGTACAATACTGCTAAGTTTAGTCATGTGGGTCCTACACAGTCCGGGGCCAGTTCTGGCCCTAAAGTCACAGCACCTGTTCCATCCAGAGATATTAAACCCACACCGCTAGTATCAAAAAATGGCAATCATGCTAGTTCCAGTGCTGAAGTCATAGTGCCAAGTATACCACCACGCCAGACCCCGACAAGTACATTTCCTTCCTCAAAACACCCTATGCAAACTCCTCTTCCTCGACCATCTCAAAAGGTGTCTGTTGCCCAGCCGACAACCAGCAGTGGGAGTAATGTCAGTTCAAATAACACTGCAGCTTCTTCACATTCAAAGATTGTTTCGGCACTCAGTTCCTCGAGTTCAAAGCCGGGGCATTCACCTGTAGAACAGCCTATTTCAGCTTCAAGCAGATGGCCGAAAACTGCGGTCACATCTGCTTCTATCACTTCTCAAGACAATTCTGATCATGGCCGAATGCACTCCACTAACACTGCACACACCACCAGTATCCAGGGTGAGAATGGCGGTGCTGGTATGCAAGTTGGTACAGCTGCAGGTGTGGTACAGCCAGCTAAGGGAATACCCAGGTATGCCCCCAAAAGCGTCATCGCCAACACCTACACCCAGAAACTCGGGTCTGGAGCAATTGAACAATACCGTAAGAATATGTCCATGCTTTATCAGGGGTTTGGTGATAGGAACAAGAAACAGGACAACAGTGCTACTGGATCTAGTGATGGTGTCAAGTCAACTAGCATGAAACCCTCAGGCCCTGAGTCACAGGCTGCCTCCAGTCCAACAGATGTAACGGACAGTAGACTCAATTCTACCTCTAGTCTCTCGCAGTATGCTTCGGACAAACCCAGTTTTAAAGCGACGTCTCCCAAGCATCTGCGACGCAGACATTCTGATAGCAGTGACAATGAAGAGGCACAAACTAAGCTCCTACAGACCCAGCCCTCACAAACGGTGTCCCCTCCCAAACCCTCTGCCCCTTCATCTGTGGGTCAGACAGAAAACAAGTGGACAGCAGAGGAGAGCAGTGGAGCAGAAGCTATTCTTGTTATAGACAATTTGGGTAATGTGCTAGAGATGAGTGATAGTGCTGACTTGTCCGTGACCTCGGCTCAGAATGAAATGTTTGGTGAACCCGGTGAGCAGGGGACGCATCCCAAGGCACCTATTGTAATAGAGACAAATAAGGTGAAGCATAGGTTAAAGACTAACTTAAAAGAGAAATCCTCCTCCAACCGGTCCAGCAACAAAAGAGTTAGTTTTGATCCATTAGCATTGTTACTTGATGCTTCCCTGGAAGGAGAACTGGAGCTTGTTAGGAAAACTGCCACAGAG GTGGCAGATGTTAGTGCATCGAACGATGAGGGCATAACCGCTCTACATAACGCTATATGTGCTGGGCACTACGAAATAGTGAAGTTTTTGGTGGAATTTGGAGCGGATGCCAATGCCCCTGACAGTGATGGCTG GACCCCACTCCATTGTGCTGCCTCGTGTAATAACCTGCCCATGGTGAAACTGCTGGTTGATCACGGGGCCTGTATATTTGCTACAACGATCAGTGACCAGGAGACGGCTGCGGAGAAGTGTGAGGAAGATGAAGACGGATATGATGGCTGCTCAGAATATTTATACA GCATACAAGAAAAACTAGGTATTATCaacaatggtgtggtttttgcGGTTTTTGACTACAAGTCCCAGAACTCAGATGAGCTGAGTTTCCGTGTAAACAGTTTAATGACCATCCTGAGGAAAGGAGACGAGAAGGAGAAGGAATGGTGGTGGGCGCGGATCAGGGACCGAGAGGGTTATGTGCCCAGAAATCTGCTGGGG CTTTCCAGACGAGTCCTGAGTGAGAAGGGGAAGATTGAGAAGAAGTAA